One genomic segment of Acinetobacter oleivorans DR1 includes these proteins:
- the phnX gene encoding phosphonoacetaldehyde hydrolase: protein MTTNNTQIQAVVFDWAGTTVDFGSRAPILAFIALFKDNKVEITVEEARAPMGLEKRDHIAAVLKMPRVAAAWQEVYGKPATEADIDRLYKDFIPYQLDSIPTCSALIPGALETFENIKKRGAKIGSNTGYASMMIGRLVKDAADQGYRPDCIVTASDVKYGRPYPEMLWKNLIQLDVSDIKTVVKVDDTVVGIDEGLNAGCWTVGLAISGNEVGLSFEEWSALSADEQIVLKDKAYQKMNASGAHYVIDSVADLPNVLDDIERRLGQGERP from the coding sequence ATGACGACCAACAATACACAAATTCAGGCTGTGGTTTTTGACTGGGCTGGCACAACTGTAGATTTTGGTTCACGTGCACCGATTTTGGCTTTTATTGCTTTATTTAAAGACAATAAAGTTGAAATTACGGTTGAAGAAGCGCGTGCCCCAATGGGTTTAGAAAAACGTGACCATATTGCAGCAGTTTTAAAAATGCCACGTGTAGCGGCGGCATGGCAGGAAGTATATGGGAAGCCTGCAACTGAAGCAGATATTGACCGTTTATATAAAGACTTTATTCCTTATCAATTAGATTCGATTCCAACATGCTCGGCTTTAATTCCGGGTGCATTGGAAACGTTTGAAAATATTAAAAAGCGTGGTGCAAAAATTGGAAGTAACACGGGCTATGCATCCATGATGATTGGTCGTTTGGTTAAAGATGCTGCTGATCAGGGCTATCGACCAGACTGTATTGTCACTGCCAGTGATGTGAAATATGGCCGTCCATATCCTGAAATGCTATGGAAAAATCTAATTCAACTCGACGTATCTGATATCAAAACTGTTGTCAAAGTAGATGATACCGTGGTGGGTATCGATGAAGGTTTAAATGCTGGATGCTGGACAGTTGGGCTTGCAATTAGTGGTAACGAAGTCGGTTTAAGCTTTGAAGAGTGGAGCGCGTTATCGGCTGATGAACAGATTGTTCTAAAAGATAAGGCATACCAGAAAATGAATGCGTCGGGAGCTCACTATGTGATTGATAGTGTCGCTGACTTACCAAATGTACTAGATGATATTGAACGCCGTTTGGGGCAGGGTGAACGACCTTAA
- the phnW gene encoding 2-aminoethylphosphonate--pyruvate transaminase, which produces MYIEINANKMSNIMNMQPQLDMDLENKYLLLTPGPLSTSATVRRAMQKDWCTWDQEYNSLVQDIRSRLVNLATSQPEKYTAVLMQGSGSFAVESVLGSAIPRDGKILIINNGAYGARMVQMARCLNIEVVELNYLETQSPDLQEIESVLQDQNISHVACVHCETTTGILNPIQDIGRLVKAAGKIWIVDAMSSFGGVPMDMAELEIDFLISSANKCIQGVPGFGFILAKRDCLDACKGLARSVSLDLYDQWHTMEQHNGKWRFTSPTHVVRAFYQALLELETEGGVAARYQRYLQNQQTLSKGMQQLGFELVLGEECPQSPIITTFLYPTAKSFSFQSFYETLKKSGYVIYPGKVTDLNCFRIGNIGEVYIHDIEGLLAAIANYCENHLNQAVTA; this is translated from the coding sequence ATGTATATTGAAATTAACGCGAACAAGATGAGCAACATTATGAACATGCAACCACAACTCGATATGGACTTAGAGAACAAATATTTGCTTCTAACGCCAGGTCCGTTATCAACATCGGCGACAGTACGCCGTGCGATGCAAAAAGATTGGTGTACTTGGGACCAAGAATACAACTCGCTGGTACAAGATATTCGCTCTCGTCTAGTCAACTTAGCAACCAGCCAACCTGAAAAATATACGGCTGTATTAATGCAAGGCAGTGGTAGTTTTGCCGTGGAGTCCGTACTTGGGTCAGCTATTCCGCGTGATGGCAAAATCTTGATCATTAATAACGGCGCATACGGTGCACGCATGGTGCAAATGGCGCGTTGCTTAAATATTGAAGTTGTAGAACTGAACTATTTAGAAACCCAGTCACCAGATTTACAAGAAATTGAGAGTGTTTTACAAGACCAAAACATTAGCCATGTTGCTTGTGTGCACTGTGAAACCACCACAGGAATTTTAAACCCGATTCAAGACATTGGCCGTTTAGTTAAAGCAGCAGGAAAAATCTGGATTGTAGATGCTATGAGTTCATTTGGTGGTGTGCCCATGGATATGGCTGAGCTGGAAATTGATTTCCTGATTTCAAGTGCAAATAAATGTATTCAAGGTGTTCCGGGCTTTGGTTTCATTTTGGCGAAACGGGATTGCCTAGACGCATGTAAAGGTTTGGCACGTTCGGTTAGCCTCGATTTGTATGATCAGTGGCATACGATGGAGCAGCATAACGGCAAATGGCGTTTTACCTCGCCAACCCATGTGGTACGTGCATTTTATCAAGCATTGCTTGAGCTTGAGACAGAGGGCGGAGTAGCTGCACGTTATCAACGTTATTTACAAAACCAGCAAACCTTATCTAAAGGTATGCAACAACTGGGCTTCGAATTGGTACTCGGTGAAGAGTGCCCACAATCACCCATCATTACCACTTTTCTTTACCCAACAGCCAAATCATTTAGCTTTCAGTCCTTCTACGAAACCCTGAAAAAATCAGGCTATGTGATCTATCCGGGCAAAGTCACCGATCTAAACTGCTTCCGTATTGGCAATATTGGCGAAGTTTATATTCATGACATTGAAGGGCTTCTTGCTGCGATTGCGAACTACTGTGAAAACCACCTAAACCAAGCTGTAACAGCATAA
- a CDS encoding TIGR03364 family FAD-dependent oxidoreductase — MNNTQFDLIVVGAGILGLSAAIQAQEQGLKVCIFEKNAKPVGATRRNFGMVGTSTLTHPEQQWRKYALETRSFYQRIQAETDISFAQRQGIYLANTALEWQVLNEFAEHVNNYQIPVHLRSHDELVTQFSYLNPEQQFQGGLVFEEDYSVEPHVIGQRLLAYAERKGVEIYTNACVVQTQYQHGSCHVRLASGVTYQANKVLICHGEIIDVLYPDLLQSLNLKRCGLQMALTQPFQQKLNASLYSGLSISRYPAFEICPSHAELVKASQQGFIQEFGIHILIKQNEFGELIVGDSHEYHSINEAPQFEQREEINEFIQTYCHEKLGLTLPPIQKRWNGYYLTHEHELACITEAEKNIFLVSAIAGKGMTTGAGFMKEVLTQNIY, encoded by the coding sequence ATGAATAACACACAGTTTGATTTAATTGTTGTCGGTGCCGGTATTTTAGGTTTGTCTGCTGCCATACAGGCACAAGAGCAAGGCTTAAAAGTTTGTATATTCGAGAAAAATGCCAAGCCTGTAGGCGCAACTCGTCGTAATTTTGGCATGGTCGGAACATCGACATTAACCCATCCAGAGCAACAGTGGCGAAAGTACGCGCTTGAAACGCGTTCTTTTTACCAACGTATTCAAGCTGAAACTGATATTTCATTTGCTCAAAGGCAAGGTATCTATCTCGCCAATACAGCACTTGAATGGCAGGTTTTAAATGAGTTTGCCGAGCATGTAAATAATTATCAAATACCTGTGCATTTACGAAGTCATGATGAGCTGGTCACCCAATTTTCCTATTTGAACCCCGAGCAGCAGTTTCAAGGCGGTTTGGTTTTCGAAGAAGACTATTCGGTCGAACCGCATGTGATTGGGCAGAGACTATTGGCATATGCCGAAAGAAAAGGTGTAGAAATTTATACCAATGCTTGTGTTGTTCAAACTCAATATCAGCATGGAAGCTGTCACGTTCGTTTGGCAAGTGGAGTGACTTATCAGGCAAATAAAGTTTTGATCTGTCACGGTGAAATCATCGATGTTTTATATCCAGATCTCTTACAAAGCTTGAACCTGAAACGTTGTGGCTTACAAATGGCACTGACTCAACCATTTCAACAAAAATTAAATGCTTCTCTTTATTCAGGCTTATCTATCTCACGTTATCCAGCTTTTGAAATTTGCCCAAGTCATGCTGAGTTGGTTAAAGCGTCACAGCAGGGTTTCATTCAAGAATTCGGCATTCATATTCTGATTAAACAAAATGAATTTGGTGAACTGATCGTAGGTGATAGCCACGAATATCATTCGATTAATGAAGCGCCTCAGTTTGAGCAGCGTGAAGAGATTAATGAGTTTATTCAAACGTACTGCCACGAAAAATTAGGGCTGACTTTACCGCCAATTCAAAAACGTTGGAATGGTTATTACCTGACCCATGAACATGAGTTGGCCTGTATCACTGAAGCTGAAAAAAACATCTTTCTGGTGAGTGCAATTGCCGGTAAAGGCATGACTACGGGGGCCGGATTTATGAAAGAAGTTTTAACACAAAATATTTATTAG
- a CDS encoding ABC transporter ATP-binding protein, giving the protein MQIPSSLQSSLLGQNQKAELAGHLLSTLTTYKYPEHGPSVLEVVDIQKKFQHFQALTHINLDLKAGEFVSFLGPSGCGKTTLLRIIAGLEKPDYGKVIKKGTDITVLSAEKRHCGIVFQNYALFPNLNVEENIAFGLDKKKWDKAQRSQRVQQLLELIELPDIAKKYPNQLSGGQQQRVALARAIAPNPDILLLDEPLSALDAQVRLNLRQKIRSIQSQLNLPTIMVTHDQEEALSISDRVVVMNHGVIEQIDTPHNIYYKPQTQFVAKFIGTMNFLTATCSVVNQLEVLGFIPLKLEQQKLKAGQNYSIGFRPEAVELVDDLGSDKESLYLPVKVLSTEFLGAKRRLFCTIHIDGIEQAKHLLQIEIENIKFKSLQELMFIKVPNQLIHVFDEQGYALC; this is encoded by the coding sequence ATGCAAATTCCTTCTTCATTGCAATCATCGCTGCTTGGGCAAAACCAAAAGGCCGAGTTGGCGGGACATTTATTGTCGACCTTAACGACCTATAAATATCCTGAACATGGCCCTTCGGTTTTAGAAGTGGTGGATATTCAAAAAAAATTCCAACACTTTCAGGCTCTAACGCATATTAATTTAGACCTTAAAGCTGGCGAGTTCGTGAGCTTTTTGGGGCCTTCAGGGTGCGGTAAAACCACATTGCTACGCATAATTGCGGGTCTAGAAAAACCTGATTATGGAAAAGTCATAAAAAAAGGCACAGACATTACGGTGTTGAGTGCTGAAAAACGTCACTGTGGCATTGTGTTTCAGAACTATGCGTTATTTCCAAACTTAAATGTTGAAGAAAATATTGCTTTCGGCTTAGACAAAAAGAAATGGGATAAGGCACAGCGTAGTCAAAGGGTTCAACAGTTATTAGAACTGATTGAATTACCCGATATTGCTAAAAAATATCCAAATCAATTGTCAGGCGGGCAGCAGCAACGTGTTGCGCTTGCTCGAGCAATTGCACCGAATCCTGATATTTTACTGCTTGATGAACCACTTTCTGCACTCGATGCTCAGGTACGTCTTAACTTAAGACAAAAGATTCGCTCAATTCAATCACAGCTTAATTTACCAACTATTATGGTCACACACGATCAAGAAGAAGCATTAAGCATTTCTGACCGTGTTGTGGTGATGAATCATGGCGTTATTGAACAAATTGATACGCCGCACAATATTTACTACAAGCCACAAACCCAATTCGTTGCAAAGTTTATTGGCACCATGAACTTTTTGACTGCCACTTGTTCGGTAGTTAATCAGCTCGAGGTTTTAGGTTTTATTCCTTTAAAATTGGAACAGCAGAAACTTAAAGCTGGGCAAAACTACAGTATTGGTTTTAGACCCGAAGCTGTCGAGTTGGTTGATGATTTGGGTAGTGATAAAGAGTCGTTGTATTTGCCAGTTAAAGTATTAAGCACGGAATTTTTAGGCGCAAAACGTCGTTTGTTTTGCACTATTCATATCGATGGAATTGAACAGGCAAAACACCTTTTGCAAATTGAGATTGAAAATATCAAGTTCAAATCCTTGCAAGAACTCATGTTTATAAAAGTACCTAATCAGCTCATCCATGTCTTTGACGAACAAGGGTACGCACTATGTTAA
- a CDS encoding putative 2-aminoethylphosphonate ABC transporter substrate-binding protein: MKQYVQQTIKLGTASVLGVVVAIQMGCSSATSKNSEEITVYTAVEADQLKQYQEELHKAYPELKVKWVRDSTGVITAKLLAEQKNPQADVVFGVALTSLLVMEKKDMLEPFKPEGIQNLKPEFVSQKTVPTWTGMDAWESAICVNKVELEKRKLPIPRTWKDLTNPIYKNMIVMPNPASSGTGYLDVTAWMQIWGEKQAWEYMQALNKNISQYPHSGSKPCKMAAQGEIPIGISFGYPAFKLKAEGAPLEVVYPTEGLGWEMEASAIVKGTKKLSSAQKFINWSVSKAANEAYAHNFSMVAYKGIENTTMDFPKNLPQMLVKNDFYWAAEQRERILAEWSKRFEK, encoded by the coding sequence ATGAAACAGTATGTTCAACAGACAATTAAACTCGGCACTGCATCAGTTTTAGGTGTGGTGGTCGCTATTCAAATGGGATGTTCATCGGCAACATCAAAAAACTCAGAAGAAATTACAGTCTATACGGCAGTGGAAGCCGACCAGCTTAAACAGTACCAAGAAGAACTACATAAAGCTTACCCAGAACTCAAAGTAAAATGGGTACGTGATTCAACAGGTGTGATCACCGCTAAACTTTTGGCAGAGCAGAAAAACCCACAAGCAGATGTAGTTTTTGGTGTGGCTTTAACCAGTTTGCTGGTCATGGAAAAGAAGGATATGCTCGAGCCTTTTAAACCTGAAGGCATCCAAAATTTAAAACCAGAATTTGTCAGCCAAAAAACTGTACCGACTTGGACGGGTATGGATGCATGGGAATCTGCAATTTGTGTCAATAAAGTCGAATTAGAAAAACGTAAATTACCGATTCCAAGAACTTGGAAAGATTTAACCAACCCCATTTATAAAAACATGATTGTGATGCCAAACCCAGCTTCAAGTGGCACAGGGTATTTGGATGTGACAGCTTGGATGCAAATTTGGGGTGAAAAGCAGGCGTGGGAATATATGCAGGCTTTAAATAAAAACATTTCGCAATATCCTCACTCTGGTTCAAAACCTTGCAAAATGGCGGCACAAGGTGAAATCCCAATTGGAATTTCTTTCGGTTATCCGGCATTTAAATTAAAAGCAGAGGGTGCACCTTTGGAAGTGGTTTATCCAACTGAAGGTTTAGGCTGGGAAATGGAAGCATCAGCAATTGTGAAAGGAACCAAGAAATTAAGTAGCGCACAGAAATTTATCAATTGGTCGGTAAGCAAGGCCGCAAATGAAGCTTATGCACACAACTTTTCAATGGTGGCTTATAAAGGCATTGAAAATACCACCATGGACTTCCCAAAAAATCTTCCTCAAATGCTGGTAAAAAATGATTTTTATTGGGCGGCCGAGCAGCGTGAACGTATTTTGGCTGAATGGTCAAAGCGTTTTGAAAAGTGA
- a CDS encoding UTRA domain-containing protein, whose translation MEQDQARIPKYIPIRDAIAHDIESGVLEAHAKLPSERVLSEQFQTTRVAAREALLALETDGLIYRLDRRGWYVRSPRIIYHPQSTKNFNQFVIEQGYEPSTEVISSELTTATSWDAKHLKVEKGHPIYSVWRRRCINGRPVLVEHLRVNAELFPEFLTHDLKQSITLLMANQYTCHITRADINLYPTALSDQQAKALHVNTGALGLYICRSNRNEQGVITDVDQEYWLHDVLDLHFEARA comes from the coding sequence ATGGAACAGGACCAAGCACGCATACCTAAATATATTCCTATCCGCGATGCAATTGCCCATGATATTGAATCTGGTGTATTAGAAGCCCACGCAAAACTCCCATCAGAAAGAGTGCTGTCTGAACAGTTCCAAACCACTCGTGTGGCTGCACGTGAAGCTTTACTGGCTTTGGAAACTGATGGCTTGATTTATCGCTTGGACCGCCGTGGTTGGTATGTTCGTTCTCCTCGTATTATTTATCATCCGCAATCGACAAAAAACTTTAATCAATTTGTGATTGAACAAGGCTATGAACCTTCGACCGAAGTAATTTCGAGTGAGCTAACGACGGCTACTTCTTGGGATGCCAAGCATTTAAAAGTTGAAAAAGGGCACCCGATTTATTCAGTTTGGCGACGTCGTTGTATTAATGGTCGACCTGTTTTGGTTGAGCATTTACGTGTGAATGCTGAGCTTTTTCCCGAGTTTTTAACTCATGATCTCAAGCAATCCATTACTTTACTCATGGCAAATCAATATACCTGCCATATCACCCGAGCTGACATTAACCTCTATCCAACCGCTTTATCTGACCAACAGGCGAAAGCATTGCATGTAAATACGGGCGCACTCGGTTTATATATTTGTCGTAGCAACAGAAATGAGCAGGGTGTAATCACCGATGTTGACCAAGAATATTGGCTACACGATGTTTTAGATTTGCACTTCGAAGCTCGAGCATAA
- the pobA gene encoding 4-hydroxybenzoate 3-monooxygenase yields the protein MDILKTQVAIIGSGPAGLLLGQLLYKAGIDHIIVEQRSAEYVASRIRAGILEQVSVDLLKQAGVDQNLKDKGLPHSGIEILTNGELHRVDLAALTGGKQVTVYGQTEVTKDLMTAREAEQLTSFYEAQNVQVKDFYTAPKVEFEHQGKAFQIQCDFIAGCDGYHGVCRASVPEDKIKTFEKVYPFGWLGVLADVPPVADELIYVQSERGFALCSMRSETRSRYYLQVPLTDHVEDWSDEKFWDELKLRLDPESREKLVTGASIEKSIAPLRSFVTEPMRFGKLFLAGDAAHIVPPTGAKGLNLAASDIAYLSSALVEYYVEGSEQGIDEYSEKCLQRVWKAERFSWWMTHLLHRFETESEFDHKIKQAELSYVLGSIAGKTTLAENYVGLPYEIKQIDSFKHAS from the coding sequence ATGGATATTTTAAAGACACAGGTTGCAATTATTGGTTCTGGACCAGCAGGGTTATTGCTTGGGCAACTTCTATATAAAGCTGGCATCGACCATATTATTGTTGAGCAACGTAGTGCTGAATATGTGGCTTCACGGATTCGTGCAGGAATTTTAGAGCAAGTTTCGGTCGACTTACTGAAACAAGCAGGCGTTGACCAAAACCTAAAAGACAAAGGATTACCGCATTCGGGCATCGAAATCTTAACCAATGGTGAATTGCATCGCGTTGATTTAGCCGCACTCACGGGTGGTAAACAAGTGACCGTATATGGTCAGACCGAAGTGACTAAAGATTTAATGACTGCGCGTGAAGCGGAGCAGCTCACTTCATTTTATGAAGCTCAAAATGTACAAGTGAAAGATTTTTACACTGCACCAAAAGTTGAGTTTGAGCACCAAGGTAAAGCTTTTCAAATTCAGTGTGATTTTATAGCAGGGTGTGATGGCTACCACGGTGTCTGCCGTGCCAGCGTGCCAGAAGATAAAATTAAGACCTTTGAAAAAGTTTATCCGTTTGGCTGGTTAGGGGTGTTGGCAGACGTTCCACCTGTAGCCGATGAACTCATTTACGTACAGTCAGAACGTGGATTTGCTTTATGCAGTATGCGTTCTGAAACGCGTAGCCGTTATTATTTACAAGTCCCTTTAACCGATCACGTAGAAGACTGGTCAGATGAAAAGTTCTGGGATGAGTTAAAACTCCGCCTAGATCCTGAAAGCCGTGAAAAGCTAGTAACTGGGGCCTCTATTGAAAAAAGTATTGCGCCGTTACGAAGCTTTGTGACCGAACCAATGCGCTTTGGAAAATTATTTTTAGCAGGTGATGCTGCGCATATTGTGCCACCGACAGGAGCAAAAGGCCTAAACCTCGCTGCTTCTGATATTGCTTACTTATCAAGTGCGCTTGTTGAATATTATGTCGAAGGTTCAGAACAAGGGATTGATGAATATTCAGAGAAATGCCTACAACGTGTATGGAAAGCAGAGCGTTTTTCTTGGTGGATGACTCATTTATTGCATCGCTTTGAAACTGAAAGTGAGTTTGATCACAAGATTAAACAGGCCGAGTTAAGTTATGTACTGGGTTCAATTGCGGGTAAAACTACATTGGCCGAAAACTATGTAGGTTTGCCTTATGAGATTAAGCAAATTGATAGTTTTAAGCACGCAAGTTAA
- the pobR gene encoding IclR family transcriptional regulator PobR: protein MPSLDAFLEHPNSHEKIRQEDYIAGLAKGLALLEAFGTDRQRLNVTQVAERTGISRTAARRYLKTLKYLGYLETDEHYFWLTHRVLRFSSSYLSSAHLPKVAQSFLNLLCAQTSLTFSIVVLDDNEVVPIARSYLPQQDNLRVSPYGMHLGNRLPAHATSTGKVLLAALPEEAQHAWVKTYGLKRLTPFTIVDESKFFEVLKGISLSDYCLSKEEHELGVIAIAVPVFNAQGQAIAALNCMSQTNRVQEDYLVQQILPLLRNTANELRNVI from the coding sequence ATGCCTTCTCTCGATGCTTTTTTAGAGCACCCAAACTCGCATGAGAAAATTCGTCAAGAAGACTACATTGCAGGGTTAGCAAAAGGCTTGGCTTTACTGGAAGCTTTTGGAACAGATCGGCAACGGCTCAATGTGACTCAAGTGGCCGAGCGAACTGGCATTAGTCGTACCGCGGCAAGACGATATTTGAAAACTTTAAAATACTTAGGCTATTTAGAAACCGATGAACATTACTTTTGGCTCACTCATCGTGTGCTGCGCTTTTCAAGTTCTTATTTAAGTTCGGCACACCTGCCTAAAGTTGCTCAATCATTTCTAAATCTTTTGTGCGCGCAAACATCTCTGACGTTTTCAATTGTGGTGTTAGACGATAATGAAGTGGTACCGATTGCCCGTAGTTATTTACCGCAGCAAGATAATTTGCGCGTTAGTCCTTATGGTATGCATTTAGGAAACCGACTCCCTGCCCATGCCACATCTACAGGTAAAGTATTGCTGGCAGCACTGCCAGAAGAAGCTCAGCATGCATGGGTCAAAACTTATGGTTTAAAACGCTTAACCCCGTTTACCATTGTAGATGAGTCCAAGTTTTTTGAAGTGCTTAAGGGCATTTCGTTATCAGATTATTGTCTTTCCAAAGAAGAACATGAGCTTGGCGTAATTGCGATTGCAGTGCCGGTATTTAATGCACAAGGTCAAGCCATAGCAGCGCTTAACTGTATGTCTCAAACCAACCGTGTACAAGAAGATTATTTGGTTCAGCAAATTTTGCCATTGCTGCGCAACACGGCAAATGAACTTAGAAATGTGATTTAA
- a CDS encoding NAD(P)H-dependent oxidoreductase, with the protein MAKILVLKSSIMGEGSQTNSLIDVMLEHRKGQGLQDDITIRNLAEMNLPVLDLEIFQALRGAENNNQDIKQIVALSDELIAELKSADLLVIGAPMYNLNVPTQLKNWFDLVARARQTFRYTETYPQGLVEGVKAVVVSSRGGIHVGQETEAVTPYLKAVLGLMGIHDVDFIYAEGLDMQAYRSNALDLASQQVKEFAI; encoded by the coding sequence ATGGCTAAAATATTGGTATTAAAATCCAGCATTATGGGTGAGGGTTCACAGACCAATAGCCTGATTGATGTAATGCTTGAGCACCGTAAAGGCCAAGGTTTGCAAGATGACATCACCATACGCAATTTAGCGGAAATGAATCTGCCTGTATTAGATTTGGAAATTTTCCAAGCGCTGCGTGGGGCTGAAAATAACAATCAAGACATTAAACAGATTGTTGCTTTGTCTGATGAATTGATTGCTGAATTAAAAAGTGCTGATTTGTTGGTGATTGGTGCACCGATGTACAACTTAAATGTACCGACTCAACTCAAAAACTGGTTTGATTTAGTGGCACGAGCAAGACAAACATTCCGCTACACCGAAACTTACCCTCAAGGTTTGGTTGAAGGGGTAAAAGCAGTGGTGGTAAGTAGTCGAGGTGGTATTCATGTCGGCCAAGAAACTGAGGCAGTCACGCCTTATCTCAAAGCGGTGTTAGGGTTAATGGGCATTCATGACGTCGATTTTATCTATGCAGAAGGCTTAGACATGCAAGCCTATCGCAGCAATGCATTGGATCTGGCAAGCCAGCAAGTCAAAGAATTCGCTATTTAA
- a CDS encoding LysR family transcriptional regulator, with the protein MQHELSAISIFVTVVEAGSFVKAAEQLHLTRSAISKNIARLEDQLGVALFKRTTRTLSMTDEGTLFYEHSRRALSEIQNAAALLDQGKINATGRLRMSVPVLFGQLFAAPLMVKFAQQHADLQLEISFNDRTVDLVEEGFDLCIRIGTLPDTTQLVAKPIGEHRMLLCASPDYLNEAGLLENIEDLDHHVTIADPHFGQIKKWQLQQENSEPLFFKPKTKLLLNDLQAIKNAALAGAGIAWLPDWLIQNELQDGKLVQVLETMSSIAFPIHLVWPTLPFMPLKTRLAIDYLAQHLPAELNKQV; encoded by the coding sequence ATGCAACATGAGCTAAGTGCAATTTCTATATTTGTGACTGTGGTTGAAGCTGGAAGTTTTGTAAAAGCTGCCGAGCAATTGCATTTAACTCGCTCAGCCATTAGTAAAAATATTGCTCGGCTTGAAGATCAGCTTGGCGTTGCTTTATTTAAAAGAACAACGCGAACACTCAGCATGACTGATGAAGGTACCTTGTTTTATGAACATAGCCGCCGAGCGTTGAGTGAAATACAAAATGCAGCGGCTTTATTAGACCAAGGGAAAATTAACGCAACAGGTCGTTTACGAATGTCTGTGCCAGTGCTGTTCGGGCAACTCTTTGCAGCCCCACTCATGGTTAAATTTGCTCAACAGCATGCGGACTTACAGCTAGAAATTTCATTTAATGATCGAACTGTAGACTTGGTCGAAGAAGGTTTTGATTTATGCATCCGAATCGGAACGTTACCTGACACCACTCAGTTGGTTGCCAAACCGATTGGTGAGCATCGAATGCTACTTTGTGCCTCACCTGACTATTTAAATGAAGCAGGTCTTTTGGAAAATATTGAGGACTTAGACCACCACGTCACAATTGCCGATCCGCATTTTGGTCAAATAAAAAAATGGCAACTTCAACAGGAAAATAGCGAGCCTTTATTTTTTAAACCCAAAACAAAACTTCTTTTAAATGACTTGCAAGCCATTAAAAATGCAGCACTTGCTGGAGCTGGTATCGCTTGGCTGCCCGACTGGCTTATTCAAAATGAATTACAGGATGGTAAGCTAGTACAGGTGTTAGAAACCATGTCGAGCATTGCTTTTCCGATTCATTTGGTATGGCCTACGCTGCCTTTTATGCCACTGAAAACCCGTCTTGCAATTGATTATTTGGCGCAGCATTTACCCGCTGAACTAAACAAACAAGTTTAA
- a CDS encoding TetR/AcrR family transcriptional regulator — translation MPNLVLPARAMQVVNESIHLFHHFGFHTVGVDRIVKESKIPKATFYNYFHSKERFIEMCLTVQKERLKEKVVSIAEYHQGLSVNEKLKKLYFLHTDVDGMYYLLFKAIFETKLTYSKAYQIAVRYRTWLINEIYSQLIKLKTDATFQDAKLFLYMIEGTIIQLLSSDGAVDREKVLDCFLNSK, via the coding sequence ATGCCAAATTTAGTTCTCCCTGCACGTGCCATGCAAGTCGTAAATGAGTCGATTCATTTATTTCACCATTTTGGGTTTCATACTGTTGGGGTCGATAGAATCGTAAAAGAGTCAAAAATCCCAAAAGCAACTTTTTATAACTACTTTCACTCGAAAGAGCGTTTTATTGAAATGTGTTTGACTGTGCAGAAAGAACGATTAAAAGAAAAAGTGGTTTCAATTGCTGAGTACCACCAAGGCTTAAGCGTGAACGAGAAACTTAAGAAACTCTATTTCTTACACACCGATGTAGACGGGATGTACTATCTATTATTTAAAGCCATTTTTGAAACTAAACTGACCTATTCAAAAGCCTATCAAATCGCGGTGAGGTATCGAACATGGCTCATCAATGAAATCTATAGCCAGCTTATAAAACTAAAAACCGATGCGACTTTTCAGGATGCAAAACTATTTTTATATATGATTGAAGGCACAATCATTCAGCTTTTAAGCTCAGATGGGGCAGTCGATCGGGAAAAGGTGCTGGATTGTTTTCTAAATTCTAAATAG